A segment of the Gemmatimonadaceae bacterium genome:
CCGTCATCATCCCCAGCTTGGCGGTGATCGCCCAACCCACGGTGCTCCCGACGAAGGCCCCGATGGTGCCGAACAGCTTTTTCATGAGTCTCCCGCCTGTTGGTAGATGAGTCGAGCCGCGTGATCCCGCGTGCGCTCATGCACGCGTCGCCAGGAATCCCCTGTGAACGACTGCGCCACCGCGCGGTGCGTCACCTACGGCACTGTAACTTGCCCCGGCCGGGCGGCCGGGGCCAGGTTGCGCGGGGTTCGATAGCCTGGCCGGCGCGATCAGGGACGCCGCGGGCCGCCCCGAGCTTTCGATTCCATTCACGGCGCAGTAAGCTCCAGCAGCGCCAGGCGTTCACGAAGGGCTCCCGCTCTGGCGGGGGCCCTTCGCGCATTCGCGCCCCGTCCTCCTCAATCCGCGACCGCCATGACCCGTCTGCTGAACTATTTCTTCAAGGGCCTGATCGTCACCGCGCCGGCGTTCATCACGGTCTACGTCTGCTACGTGATCTTCCGGACGATCGACGGTTGGGTGCCGCTGCCGATCCCCGGCGCCGGGTTCGTGCTCACGGTGGTGCTGATCACGCTCGTGGGGTTCGCGGCCCAGACGTTCGCCAGCCGCACGCTGCTGGCGGCACTCGACGCCCTGTTCAAGCGGCTGCCGTTCGTGCGCCTGCTCTACTCGAGCACGCGCGACCTGCTCAACGCGTTCGTGGGCGAGCAGCGGCGGTTCGACAAGCCGGTGATCGTGACGCTCGCCGGCGGGTCCGGGGCGATGGTGTTCGGGTTCCTGACGCAGGAGTCGCTCGACATGTTCGGCGTGCCCGAATCGGTGACGGTGTACGTGCCGCAGTCGTACGGGTTCGCCGGCAACCTGGTGGTGTTCCCGGCGTCGCAGGTGCGGCGGCTGGACGCCGAGAGCTCGAACGTGATGGCGTT
Coding sequences within it:
- a CDS encoding DUF502 domain-containing protein, translated to MTRLLNYFFKGLIVTAPAFITVYVCYVIFRTIDGWVPLPIPGAGFVLTVVLITLVGFAAQTFASRTLLAALDALFKRLPFVRLLYSSTRDLLNAFVGEQRRFDKPVIVTLAGGSGAMVFGFLTQESLDMFGVPESVTVYVPQSYGFAGNLVVFPASQVRRLDAESSNVMAFILSGGVTTVIER